The following proteins are co-located in the Chaetodon auriga isolate fChaAug3 chromosome 23, fChaAug3.hap1, whole genome shotgun sequence genome:
- the LOC143315939 gene encoding neoverrucotoxin subunit alpha-like, with translation MIIPPTWPGAAPPFADGVSLGWTKLSDCLITEEGCASLASALRSNPSHLRELDLSYNHPGDSGVKLLSAGLEDPHCRLDTLRVEPAGVRWLRPGLRKYSCELKLDTNTVNRNIKLSDNNRTMTHVEEDQSYPDHPDRFDWWPQLLCGTGLTGRCYWEVECRGRVDVSVSYRRIRRKGDSEECVFGENDQSWSLCCSDYDGYFVWHNNRAIPISFSSSSSSSSSSVSHRVGVYVDCPAGTLSFYRVSSDSLIHLHTFNTTFTEPLYPGFGFWFRSWSGSSVSLCPL, from the exons ATGATCATCCCTCCCACCTGGCCTGGTGCTGCTCCACCCTTTGCTGACGGAGTGTCTCTGGGCTGGACAAA gctgtcagactgtctgatcacagaggaaggctgtgcttctctggcctcagctctgagatccaacccctcccatctgagagagctggacctgagctacaatcatccaggagactcaggagtgaagctgctgtctgctggactggaggatcctcactgcagactggacactctcag ggtggagcctgctggagtccgatggttgagaccaggtctgaggaagt attcctgtgaactcaaactggacacaaacacagtgaacagaaacatcaaactgtctgacaacaacaggacgatgacacatgtggaggaggatcagtcatatcctgatcatccagacaggtttgactggtggCCTCAgttgctgtgtggaactggtctgactggtcgctgttactgggaggtcgagtgtaGAGGAAGAGttgatgtatcagtgagttacagaagaatcagaaggaaaggagacagtgaagagtgtgtgtttggagagaatgatcagtcctggagtctgtgctgctctgactATGATGGTTACTTTGTCTGGCACAATAACAGAGCAATAcccatctccttctcctcctcctcctcctcctcctcctcctctgtctctcacagagtaggagtgtatgtggactgtcctgctggcactctgtccttctacagagtctcctctgactcactgatccacctccacaccttcaacaccacattcactgaacctctttatcctggctttgggttctggttcaggtcctggtctggttcctcagtgtctctgtgtcctctgtag